From a region of the Kitasatospora viridis genome:
- a CDS encoding DUF4157 domain-containing protein — protein sequence MRAQDRTVASDAAGKGRGSAANRKPAGGAAVRPGGRPLTPADVLALQRSAGNAAVLQLLARDQEQEPGHAHTGHAAEDAHAAGPGPAAAVHGVLRSSGSPLPEATRTDMEARLGADFSDVRLHTGAEARASAAELGARAYTSGNHVVIGAGGADKHTLAHELTHVIQQSQGPVAGTDNGSGLSVSDPADRFERAAEANATRAMSAPAPVQRADLEQDFAHSPAGAGTAVQSAAAPSIQRSPHGAIGGVLKLGEAAVSGIGEIKGLVTAGGDLHDAHKANAQGNATGSALGAYNNKVAGTNVGHSALGVADTAIHATEGGMQIANAAEGGTAGTLSLVAGGISLPSGLISLARAMRKGWKADKRRRALRAITTYEAEGQEPGPIADAGADLEAHLKELQEGYQELRNLELSLAVTTRLIGASEEAGAEASKSVRARMSEVAQAIAATLQEIEANTRVTGLATLEVIRQYAEMKTQRRIAYRAADVLSSSVGIAGGAVGVAVTVGAAAATAGIAVGVAGGVVGAVVAGYASKRTLGKRWKATAADDKSGPRHLWDTVAVWKKIESEREVKSGQLFDYARSSDPDVREFALTISDALGVSRDVMQPDNANPTEDVRKAAVKLLSKKLKSK from the coding sequence ATGCGAGCGCAGGACCGGACGGTGGCGTCGGACGCGGCGGGCAAGGGCCGCGGGTCCGCCGCGAACCGGAAACCCGCCGGTGGCGCGGCGGTCCGACCGGGCGGGCGCCCGCTGACCCCGGCGGACGTGCTGGCGCTCCAACGCTCGGCGGGCAACGCCGCAGTGCTCCAGCTGCTGGCCCGCGACCAGGAGCAGGAACCCGGCCACGCGCACACCGGCCACGCCGCCGAGGACGCCCACGCCGCCGGGCCCGGCCCGGCCGCCGCGGTCCACGGCGTGCTCCGCTCCTCGGGCAGCCCGCTGCCCGAGGCCACCCGCACCGACATGGAGGCCCGCCTGGGCGCGGACTTCTCCGACGTGCGCCTGCACACCGGTGCCGAGGCCCGCGCCTCGGCCGCCGAGCTCGGTGCCCGCGCCTACACCTCCGGCAACCACGTCGTCATCGGCGCCGGCGGCGCCGACAAGCACACCCTGGCGCACGAGCTCACCCACGTCATCCAGCAGAGCCAAGGCCCCGTCGCCGGCACCGACAACGGCTCCGGCCTCAGCGTGTCCGACCCCGCCGACCGCTTCGAGCGCGCCGCCGAGGCCAACGCCACCCGCGCCATGTCCGCCCCGGCCCCGGTCCAACGCGCCGACCTGGAGCAGGACTTCGCCCACAGCCCTGCCGGGGCCGGGACCGCGGTGCAGTCGGCGGCCGCCCCCAGCATCCAGCGGTCGCCCCACGGGGCGATCGGGGGCGTCCTGAAGCTCGGCGAGGCGGCAGTCAGCGGCATCGGCGAGATCAAGGGTCTGGTGACCGCCGGCGGGGACCTGCACGACGCCCACAAGGCCAACGCGCAGGGCAACGCGACCGGGTCAGCGCTGGGCGCCTACAACAACAAGGTGGCCGGCACGAACGTCGGCCACAGCGCCTTGGGCGTTGCCGACACCGCCATCCACGCCACCGAGGGCGGCATGCAGATCGCCAACGCGGCGGAGGGCGGCACCGCGGGCACGCTCTCCCTGGTGGCCGGCGGCATCTCGCTGCCGAGCGGCCTGATCTCGCTGGCCCGGGCAATGCGCAAGGGCTGGAAAGCCGACAAGCGGCGCCGGGCGCTGCGCGCCATCACGACCTACGAGGCTGAGGGTCAAGAACCCGGCCCGATCGCCGACGCCGGCGCCGATCTGGAGGCGCACCTGAAGGAACTGCAAGAGGGCTACCAGGAGCTGCGGAACCTGGAGCTGTCCCTCGCGGTCACGACCAGGCTCATCGGGGCCAGCGAGGAGGCCGGGGCCGAGGCGAGCAAATCCGTCCGGGCTCGGATGAGCGAGGTCGCGCAGGCCATTGCCGCCACCCTGCAGGAGATCGAGGCGAATACTCGGGTGACGGGTCTGGCCACCCTCGAAGTGATCCGGCAGTACGCCGAGATGAAGACCCAGCGCCGGATCGCCTACCGGGCGGCCGATGTGCTCAGCTCGTCGGTCGGCATCGCGGGCGGCGCGGTGGGCGTCGCCGTGACGGTCGGCGCGGCGGCGGCCACCGCCGGCATCGCGGTCGGTGTGGCAGGCGGCGTCGTCGGTGCCGTCGTCGCCGGGTACGCCTCGAAGCGGACCCTCGGCAAGCGCTGGAAGGCCACGGCGGCCGACGACAAGTCCGGGCCCCGGCACCTCTGGGACACCGTGGCGGTCTGGAAGAAGATCGAGAGCGAGCGCGAGGTGAAGTCGGGTCAGCTCTTCGACTACGCCCGGTCTTCGGACCCCGACGTCCGCGAGTTCGCCCTGACGATCAGTGACGCGCTCGGCGTCAGCCGCGACGTGATGCAGCCCGACAACGCGAACCCGACGGAGGACGTGCGCAAGGCCGCCGTGAAGCTGCTGTCGAAGAAGCTCAAGTCGAAGTAG
- a CDS encoding FUSC family protein, giving the protein MPWIDSLRSTTRTGLHLNRAYSSPRRAVRGALAVALVAFPTLALGGPRPAASAALGAFIAGVATFQRSFRPRPSLAIASALGLGVSTFTGYVSVGVPGLFPVVLACWALLAGLAWSIGQTGGVVAATTISVMLVVVQLPVSVPTALEHGLLCTLGGVVQALLIALWPIEDWQAQRDALADAYASLAKYARTLREDPTAPIDPEALIQARHASELTPWQERHRPPELHGLRTLAESMRPALTALADPRAGVPEQGPARERVRALLAAAAETLDALALAVRTGDPLELPGSAATLLPAPRRTAAEPLPGPAARCARQLTTLLGRAADTLERSAHHSTADAPSAPGAAITTSSGLPRPALFHAVPRALHNVRRQLRHDSPVLRHAVRLATVVTVAHLITGLLGFSRGYWAPLTAAMVIRPDFGQTFSRGVARLAGTSVGVVVATVLVELLHPNRWFAVGLAVFCLGGAYLTLKTGYAMMTAFVSAYVVFLLGLQPGDPLPLALQRVELTLIGGAIALATFALFPSWASTRLNDRLGDWIEATGRYCSAVLTVHGAPRTGDRRAVREALLDARTARAELLEGITRAEVEPGWHCCETLTPRRLEKARAAVGLLARAGVLLEAQLPPATAEPAPGATEFAQALAAATHAVAEEVRAGRAPDFTALRAAQQQRTGTWSDLVTPAASLLDQAIDDLEAAYRREKVVKA; this is encoded by the coding sequence ATGCCCTGGATCGACTCCCTGCGCAGCACCACCCGAACCGGGCTGCACTTGAACCGCGCGTACTCCAGCCCCCGCCGAGCCGTGCGCGGTGCGCTGGCCGTGGCCCTGGTGGCCTTCCCCACCCTGGCGCTGGGCGGCCCGCGCCCGGCCGCCTCGGCCGCGCTCGGCGCGTTCATCGCCGGGGTCGCCACCTTCCAGCGCAGCTTCCGCCCGCGCCCCTCACTGGCCATCGCCTCCGCGCTCGGACTGGGCGTCAGCACCTTCACCGGCTACGTCTCGGTCGGGGTGCCCGGCCTGTTCCCGGTGGTCCTGGCCTGCTGGGCGCTGCTGGCCGGGCTGGCCTGGTCGATCGGGCAGACCGGCGGGGTGGTGGCGGCGACCACCATCTCGGTGATGCTGGTGGTGGTCCAGCTCCCGGTGAGCGTGCCCACCGCGCTCGAACACGGGCTGCTCTGCACGCTCGGCGGGGTGGTGCAGGCACTGCTGATCGCGCTCTGGCCGATCGAGGACTGGCAGGCGCAACGCGACGCGCTGGCCGACGCCTACGCCTCGCTCGCCAAGTACGCCCGCACACTGCGCGAGGACCCCACCGCGCCGATCGACCCCGAGGCGCTGATCCAGGCCCGGCACGCCTCCGAGCTGACGCCCTGGCAGGAACGGCACCGCCCACCGGAGCTGCACGGGCTGCGCACCCTGGCCGAGTCGATGCGCCCGGCGCTGACCGCACTGGCCGACCCGCGGGCGGGCGTGCCCGAGCAGGGTCCGGCCCGGGAGCGGGTGCGCGCGCTGCTGGCCGCCGCCGCCGAGACGCTGGACGCGCTGGCGCTGGCGGTGCGCACCGGCGACCCGCTGGAGCTGCCCGGCTCGGCGGCCACCCTGCTGCCCGCACCGCGCCGCACGGCGGCCGAGCCGCTGCCCGGGCCGGCCGCCCGCTGCGCCCGGCAGCTGACCACGCTGCTCGGCCGGGCCGCCGACACCCTGGAGCGCTCGGCGCACCACAGCACCGCCGACGCGCCGAGCGCACCAGGCGCGGCAATCACGACGAGCAGCGGGCTGCCGCGCCCGGCCCTGTTCCACGCCGTTCCCCGGGCGCTGCACAACGTGCGCCGCCAGCTGCGCCACGACTCGCCGGTGCTGCGCCACGCGGTGCGGCTGGCCACGGTGGTGACGGTGGCGCACCTGATCACCGGGCTGCTCGGCTTCTCGCGCGGGTACTGGGCGCCGCTGACCGCGGCGATGGTGATCCGGCCGGACTTCGGGCAGACCTTCAGCCGGGGTGTGGCCCGGCTGGCCGGCACCTCGGTCGGGGTGGTGGTGGCCACCGTGCTGGTCGAGCTGCTGCACCCGAACCGCTGGTTCGCCGTCGGCCTGGCGGTGTTCTGCCTCGGCGGGGCGTACCTGACGCTGAAGACCGGCTACGCGATGATGACCGCCTTCGTCAGCGCCTACGTGGTCTTCCTGCTCGGCCTGCAGCCGGGAGATCCGCTGCCGCTGGCCCTGCAGCGGGTCGAGCTGACCCTGATCGGCGGCGCGATCGCGCTGGCCACCTTCGCGCTCTTCCCGAGCTGGGCCTCGACCCGGCTGAACGACCGGCTCGGCGACTGGATCGAGGCGACCGGCCGCTACTGCTCTGCCGTGCTGACGGTCCACGGCGCACCGCGCACCGGCGATCGCCGCGCGGTGCGCGAGGCACTGCTGGACGCCCGCACGGCCCGCGCCGAACTGCTGGAGGGGATCACCCGGGCCGAGGTGGAACCCGGCTGGCACTGCTGCGAGACGCTGACGCCCCGTCGGCTGGAGAAGGCCCGGGCGGCGGTCGGCCTGCTCGCCCGGGCCGGGGTGCTGTTGGAGGCCCAACTGCCGCCGGCGACGGCCGAGCCGGCCCCCGGCGCCACGGAGTTCGCGCAGGCGCTGGCCGCCGCGACGCACGCGGTGGCCGAGGAGGTGCGGGCCGGCCGGGCGCCGGACTTCACGGCGCTGCGGGCCGCCCAGCAGCAGCGGACCGGCACCTGGTCGGACCTGGTGACACCTGCCGCGAGCCTGCTGGACCAGGCGATCGATGACCTCGAAGCGGCCTACCGGCGCGAGAAGGTGGTCAAGGCTTAG
- a CDS encoding VOC family protein translates to MTSQLFAVCFNATRPSDLATFWSGVLGWKAAEGPDGDVAILPPDIADPAGFRIRFLPSQEPRTGRNRVHFDLTSTSPEDQQRTVARALDLGGHHLDVGQLPEEGHVVLADPDGNEFCVIAPGNKFLADTGVIGALSCDGTREVGYFWSAALRWPLVWDQDEETAIQSPTGGTKITWGGPPVAPKTGPNRLYFDLRLPDGADWEAELDRLISLGATRADTGEGAGEGGRALLLDPDGNEFSVQRLR, encoded by the coding sequence ATGACCAGTCAACTGTTCGCCGTCTGCTTCAACGCGACCCGGCCGTCGGACCTGGCGACGTTCTGGTCCGGGGTCCTGGGATGGAAGGCGGCCGAGGGTCCGGACGGCGACGTCGCGATCCTGCCTCCTGACATTGCCGACCCCGCCGGGTTCCGGATCCGCTTCCTGCCGAGCCAGGAGCCGAGGACCGGCCGGAACCGGGTGCACTTCGACCTGACGAGCACCTCCCCGGAGGATCAGCAGCGGACGGTGGCCAGGGCGCTGGACCTCGGCGGGCACCACCTCGACGTGGGCCAACTCCCCGAAGAGGGACACGTGGTGCTCGCCGATCCGGACGGCAACGAGTTCTGCGTGATCGCGCCGGGCAACAAGTTCCTCGCCGACACCGGCGTCATCGGAGCGCTGTCCTGCGACGGTACGCGGGAGGTGGGCTACTTCTGGAGCGCCGCGCTGCGCTGGCCGCTCGTCTGGGACCAGGACGAGGAGACCGCGATCCAGTCGCCGACCGGCGGCACGAAGATCACCTGGGGCGGCCCTCCGGTGGCGCCGAAGACGGGCCCGAACAGGCTCTACTTCGACCTGCGCCTGCCGGACGGCGCCGACTGGGAGGCGGAGCTCGACCGCCTGATCTCGCTCGGCGCGACGCGCGCCGACACCGGCGAAGGAGCGGGCGAGGGCGGCCGCGCGCTGCTGCTCGACCCCGACGGCAACGAGTTCTCCGTGCAGCGGCTCAGGTAG
- a CDS encoding ATP-binding protein, translated as MAAERLGELPDPDKAVDLADYIGLLERLRVWAGDPSFRELAKRVGPFLAPTQQVSKSTIADMFQPGRRRLNQDLVVAVVRALGLDEDAVGRWRAACVRVHVQVKTGGPVGVFGQLPAELATFTGRRAELARLITAATGEGNGDDDGNGIGAKTVVISAIEGMAGVGKTQLAVHAAHELVRAGHFADAQLHVNLRGFDPDLAPADPSTVLEAFLRQLGVPAQQIPASLDERAVMYRDQLRSRNALVLLDNAANEEQVRDLIPAGAGCLVLITSRRSLAGLDGATPQLLDTFTDPEALDLLGRIAGRDRVAAEPEAAARIIDYCDRLPLALALTAARLRSRPAWSLAQLADRMRTSRLETLRAGGRAIRPVFDLSYRDLTEPLRRVFRLIGQHPGPDFTPAMVAALAQIPVPAAEEALEQLLDEHLVRQSTPGRYELHDLLRAYALETAADTPESGEGPAALERLVQWFLRSAYRAAKTMNAPVLPELTEGGDTTALGFDSYAAALAWLDAEHANLIAVHGAAAAAQLYEPTWQLPVILAHFRNLRFHRINSVDAHAVAAEAARARGDGTVLAWNLLGAGTALANMSRYEEQEDMFTEALGLYREAGDGRGAGWALLELGRLHNTRNRPAEAVTVLEQSISSNGGDPRHVMICQVNLGVAYYELGDVPAAYDYTQLALTGAREYGDRRAECILLSNVADLNLHLDRADRAHDVYAEQLRVAEQIGDLEQHGRGLAGLGNALKALGRLDEARASWQAAHAVLTEIGSPRAEHVQELIRSSEAEADSPAT; from the coding sequence ATGGCTGCGGAGCGGCTCGGCGAGTTGCCCGATCCGGACAAGGCGGTGGATCTGGCGGACTACATCGGGCTGTTGGAGCGGCTCCGGGTGTGGGCCGGGGATCCGTCGTTCCGGGAGCTGGCCAAGCGGGTCGGACCGTTCCTGGCGCCGACTCAGCAGGTGTCGAAGTCGACGATCGCCGACATGTTCCAGCCCGGCCGGCGCCGCCTCAACCAGGACCTCGTGGTCGCCGTGGTCCGCGCACTGGGCCTGGACGAGGACGCCGTCGGCCGGTGGCGCGCCGCCTGCGTGCGCGTGCACGTCCAGGTCAAGACCGGCGGCCCGGTCGGCGTCTTCGGACAACTGCCCGCGGAGCTCGCGACCTTCACGGGGCGCCGCGCGGAACTCGCCCGGCTGATCACCGCCGCGACCGGCGAAGGCAACGGCGACGACGACGGTAACGGCATCGGCGCGAAGACAGTGGTGATCTCCGCGATCGAGGGCATGGCCGGCGTCGGGAAGACCCAACTCGCCGTGCACGCGGCCCACGAGCTGGTCCGCGCCGGGCACTTCGCCGACGCCCAGTTGCACGTGAACCTGCGCGGGTTCGACCCCGACCTCGCGCCGGCGGACCCGTCGACCGTCCTGGAGGCGTTCCTGCGGCAGCTCGGTGTGCCCGCGCAGCAGATTCCGGCGAGCCTGGACGAGCGCGCGGTGATGTACCGCGACCAGCTGCGCAGCCGCAACGCGCTGGTGCTGCTGGACAACGCCGCCAACGAGGAGCAGGTCCGCGACCTCATCCCCGCCGGCGCCGGCTGCCTGGTCCTGATCACCAGCCGCCGCAGCCTGGCCGGTCTCGACGGCGCCACGCCGCAGTTGCTCGACACCTTCACCGACCCCGAGGCGCTCGACCTGCTCGGCCGGATCGCCGGTCGCGACCGCGTCGCCGCCGAACCCGAGGCCGCCGCACGCATCATCGACTACTGCGACCGGCTCCCGCTCGCCCTGGCGCTGACCGCGGCACGGCTCCGCTCGCGGCCCGCGTGGTCCCTCGCACAGCTCGCGGACCGGATGCGGACCAGCCGGCTGGAGACGCTGCGGGCCGGCGGCCGCGCGATCCGCCCCGTGTTCGACCTCTCCTACCGCGACCTCACCGAACCGCTGCGGCGCGTGTTCCGGCTGATCGGCCAGCACCCGGGGCCCGACTTCACGCCGGCCATGGTGGCCGCCCTCGCGCAGATCCCCGTCCCGGCGGCCGAGGAGGCCCTCGAACAGCTCCTGGACGAGCACCTGGTCCGCCAGAGCACGCCCGGCCGCTACGAGCTCCACGACCTGCTGCGGGCCTACGCCCTCGAAACGGCGGCGGACACGCCGGAGAGCGGCGAAGGCCCGGCGGCCCTGGAACGCCTCGTCCAGTGGTTCCTGCGTTCCGCGTACCGTGCCGCGAAGACGATGAACGCCCCGGTGTTGCCGGAACTCACTGAGGGCGGTGACACCACGGCGCTGGGATTCGACTCCTACGCCGCGGCCCTGGCCTGGCTCGACGCGGAGCACGCGAACCTCATCGCGGTGCACGGCGCAGCAGCGGCCGCACAGCTCTACGAGCCCACCTGGCAACTCCCGGTCATCCTCGCGCACTTCCGGAACCTCAGGTTCCACCGGATCAACAGCGTGGACGCGCACGCCGTAGCGGCGGAAGCCGCCCGCGCCCGTGGCGACGGGACGGTGCTCGCCTGGAACCTGCTCGGCGCCGGCACCGCGCTCGCGAACATGTCCCGGTACGAGGAGCAGGAGGACATGTTCACCGAGGCGCTCGGGCTCTACCGCGAAGCAGGTGACGGGCGCGGCGCGGGCTGGGCCCTGCTCGAACTAGGCCGGCTGCACAACACCCGCAACCGGCCCGCCGAGGCGGTCACCGTCCTCGAACAGAGCATCAGCTCCAACGGCGGCGATCCGCGGCACGTGATGATCTGCCAGGTGAACCTCGGCGTCGCGTACTACGAGCTCGGCGACGTGCCGGCGGCGTACGACTACACCCAGCTGGCGCTGACCGGCGCCCGGGAGTACGGCGACCGGCGCGCGGAGTGCATCCTGCTCAGCAACGTCGCCGACCTGAACCTGCACCTCGACCGGGCCGATCGCGCGCACGACGTCTACGCCGAGCAGCTGCGGGTCGCCGAGCAGATCGGCGACCTCGAACAGCACGGGCGGGGGCTCGCCGGCCTCGGCAACGCCCTCAAGGCCCTGGGCCGCCTCGACGAGGCCCGCGCGTCCTGGCAAGCCGCCCACGCCGTGCTGACGGAGATCGGGAGCCCGCGGGCCGAGCACGTGCAGGAGCTGATCCGCAGCAGCGAGGCCGAGGCCGACTCCCCCGCTACCTGA
- a CDS encoding NAD-dependent epimerase/dehydratase family protein, which yields MANRPRRVLLTGAAGRIGTSLRELLPGYGYQLRSFDRLPVPGEPDAVVADLREAGALAAAMDGVDAVVHAAGIAGEAPFADIMAANVEGTYQLYEAARAAGVRRIVYASSNHAVGFTERPADGGRVPDSTPQRPDTYYGLSKCFGENLASLYADRHGMETVSLRIGSFAPEPRSVRMLATWLSPGDCARLVHAALTGPVAGHTVAYGISGNTRAWWDLTSARALGYQPLDDAEVFAAGLIAKLGELPADDPEFRYLGGRFTQAGR from the coding sequence ATGGCGAACCGACCACGACGGGTGCTGCTCACCGGTGCCGCCGGCCGCATCGGTACCAGCTTGCGGGAGTTGCTGCCCGGCTACGGCTACCAGCTGCGGTCCTTCGACCGTCTGCCGGTGCCCGGCGAGCCCGACGCGGTCGTCGCCGACCTTCGCGAGGCCGGGGCGCTGGCGGCGGCGATGGACGGCGTCGATGCCGTCGTCCACGCGGCCGGGATCGCGGGAGAGGCACCGTTCGCCGACATCATGGCCGCCAACGTCGAGGGCACCTACCAGCTCTACGAGGCCGCCCGGGCGGCGGGCGTGCGGCGGATCGTCTACGCCAGCAGCAACCACGCGGTGGGGTTCACCGAACGGCCCGCCGACGGCGGTCGGGTGCCGGACAGCACCCCGCAGCGGCCGGACACCTACTACGGGCTCTCCAAGTGCTTCGGGGAGAACCTCGCCTCGCTGTACGCGGATCGGCACGGCATGGAGACGGTCTCACTGCGCATCGGCTCCTTCGCCCCCGAACCCCGCAGCGTCCGGATGCTCGCCACCTGGCTCAGCCCGGGCGACTGCGCCCGGCTGGTGCACGCCGCGCTCACCGGGCCCGTGGCCGGCCACACCGTGGCCTACGGGATCTCCGGCAACACCCGGGCCTGGTGGGATCTCACCTCGGCCCGGGCGCTCGGCTACCAGCCGCTGGACGACGCCGAGGTGTTCGCCGCCGGGCTGATCGCGAAGCTCGGCGAACTCCCTGCTGACGACCCGGAGTTCCGCTACCTCGGCGGCCGCTTCACGCAGGCCGGGCGCTGA
- a CDS encoding BTAD domain-containing putative transcriptional regulator, whose translation MSSLDVVSAEVCGSGGSRPPAAVILSTRPVMELPSGCRAWSSRTWCRGVWVRFSVLGPIDVRGAGGGVVAVRGLRRRTLLAVLLAHANSVVSTDQLAGYLWDGKQPASVVSSLYNQVTRLRQSLGDGGPLLEAVAPGYRLRVDAGTLDLHLFEGHSADARRAAAREDWTDAREQYHAALDLWRGRPFDDVPALADHPRVHQLNEARFQALQGRVEADLSLGHHRDVLGELRALVAEQPLREPFQAQLMLALYRDGRQADALDAYRALRRTLADELAVEPSAASQALHARILRADPALLLSGPAARPARAAVTASPATVADPVPRQLPFDTRVFTGRSRELEELLALSASASAGSDAGMVVISAIDGMAGVGKSALAVRAAHRVSERFPDGQLFVDLRGGTTGLEPVTADAALAFLLRSLGVAPESIPEDTAERAALYRSRLAGTRTLIVLDNAAGTAQVRPLLPGTPGCLVLITSRTVLAGLDDAHLLSLDVLPGDEALALLHRVAGPDRTPAGHPAASQLVALCGGLPLAVRIVGARLRHHRALRIEDLLAQIHDSADRLSQLQDGERNLRSLFDASYAVLYGDERRMFELVGLAPGPDLDAHAAADMFGTSMRHAERLLESLLDRSLLLQSVPGRYRMHDLLRAYARGLAQAAPVAEAGGAVAGAMQRLLDCYLHTAHGANQRVDQRADQADAHSAALARP comes from the coding sequence ATGTCGTCCCTCGATGTCGTGTCGGCCGAAGTGTGCGGCTCGGGCGGTTCTCGTCCGCCCGCCGCGGTGATCCTGTCGACACGGCCTGTCATGGAACTACCATCTGGCTGTCGTGCGTGGTCGTCTCGAACCTGGTGCCGGGGGGTATGGGTGCGTTTCAGCGTGTTGGGCCCGATCGACGTGCGGGGGGCCGGGGGCGGCGTGGTGGCGGTGCGCGGACTGCGGCGGCGGACACTTCTGGCGGTTCTGCTGGCGCACGCGAACAGTGTCGTGTCGACTGATCAACTCGCCGGGTACCTGTGGGACGGCAAGCAGCCCGCGTCAGTGGTGTCGTCGCTGTACAACCAGGTCACCCGTCTGCGTCAGAGCCTCGGTGACGGAGGGCCGTTGCTGGAGGCCGTCGCGCCGGGCTACCGCCTGCGCGTGGATGCGGGCACGCTCGATCTGCACCTGTTCGAGGGGCACAGCGCCGACGCGCGGCGCGCCGCCGCGCGCGAGGACTGGACGGACGCCCGCGAGCAGTACCACGCGGCGCTGGACCTGTGGCGGGGGCGCCCGTTCGACGACGTTCCCGCCCTGGCGGACCACCCACGGGTGCACCAGCTGAACGAGGCCCGGTTCCAGGCCCTTCAGGGCCGGGTCGAAGCGGACCTGAGCCTCGGTCACCACCGGGACGTCCTGGGCGAGCTGCGCGCGCTGGTCGCCGAGCAGCCGCTGCGTGAGCCGTTCCAGGCGCAGCTCATGCTCGCGCTCTACCGGGACGGGCGGCAGGCCGATGCGTTGGACGCCTACCGTGCGCTGCGCCGCACGCTGGCGGACGAGCTCGCGGTGGAGCCCTCGGCGGCATCGCAGGCCCTGCACGCCCGGATCCTCAGGGCGGACCCGGCCCTGCTCCTGTCGGGCCCCGCAGCGCGACCCGCGCGCGCTGCCGTCACGGCGTCGCCTGCCACGGTCGCCGATCCGGTGCCGCGGCAACTGCCCTTCGACACCCGGGTCTTCACCGGGCGCTCCCGGGAGCTTGAGGAGCTGCTCGCCCTGTCGGCCTCGGCATCCGCCGGGAGTGACGCCGGGATGGTGGTGATCTCCGCGATCGACGGGATGGCCGGCGTCGGGAAGAGCGCCCTGGCCGTGCGTGCCGCTCACCGTGTCAGCGAGCGATTCCCCGACGGGCAGTTGTTCGTCGACCTGCGCGGCGGCACCACCGGCCTGGAACCGGTCACGGCCGACGCCGCCCTCGCCTTTCTGCTGCGCTCGCTCGGGGTGGCGCCGGAGTCGATTCCCGAGGACACGGCCGAGCGTGCGGCGCTCTACCGCTCCCGACTGGCCGGCACCCGCACCCTCATCGTCCTCGACAACGCCGCCGGCACCGCCCAGGTCCGCCCGCTCCTTCCCGGGACACCGGGCTGCCTGGTCCTGATCACCAGCCGAACCGTGCTGGCCGGACTGGACGACGCCCACCTGCTCAGTCTCGACGTGCTGCCCGGGGACGAGGCGCTCGCCCTGTTGCACAGAGTCGCGGGGCCGGACCGCACACCGGCCGGCCACCCGGCCGCCTCCCAGCTGGTCGCCCTCTGCGGCGGCCTGCCGCTGGCGGTGCGCATCGTCGGCGCTCGCCTGCGCCACCACCGGGCGCTGCGGATCGAAGACCTCCTCGCCCAGATCCACGACAGCGCCGACCGCCTGTCCCAGCTCCAGGACGGCGAGCGCAACCTGCGGTCCCTGTTCGACGCCTCGTACGCGGTGCTGTACGGGGACGAGCGGCGCATGTTCGAGCTGGTGGGGCTGGCCCCGGGGCCGGACCTGGACGCCCACGCCGCCGCGGACATGTTCGGCACGAGCATGCGGCACGCCGAGCGCCTGCTGGAGTCCCTCCTCGACCGCAGCCTGCTCCTGCAGTCGGTCCCGGGCCGCTACCGGATGCACGACCTGCTGCGCGCCTACGCCCGTGGTCTGGCGCAGGCCGCGCCCGTCGCCGAGGCGGGCGGCGCGGTGGCCGGCGCGATGCAGCGGCTGCTCGACTGCTACCTGCACACCGCGCACGGTGCCAACCAGCGCGTCGACCAGCGCGCCGACCAGGCGGATGCCCACTCGGCAGCGCTCGCACGCCCGTAG
- a CDS encoding RICIN domain-containing protein, with amino-acid sequence MNLTQGRARAAKAAALATIAWTCVLGAPGSASAMAPGTNPQSWPATSSQWINLETGNCLSSDAGRQAEPGAAANVNTEACGYAGIPYLPSLWLDPSLGQTLYYEILRSSWDGQESLSSTSDDCLDSNNAISNGKQGYVYVIPCNWNNWQMWSEMPTTGGHWTLTNYHTGLALDAGPGGGNADGIYANTPNGNPWQTWQ; translated from the coding sequence ATGAATCTCACTCAGGGCCGGGCGAGGGCCGCCAAGGCGGCGGCTCTCGCGACCATCGCCTGGACGTGCGTGCTGGGGGCGCCCGGCAGCGCCTCGGCCATGGCGCCGGGCACCAACCCGCAGTCCTGGCCCGCGACCTCGTCGCAGTGGATCAACCTGGAGACCGGGAACTGTCTGAGCTCCGACGCCGGCCGCCAGGCCGAGCCAGGAGCCGCTGCCAATGTCAACACCGAGGCCTGCGGCTACGCCGGGATTCCCTACCTCCCCTCCCTCTGGCTGGACCCGTCGCTCGGCCAGACCCTCTACTACGAGATCTTGCGGAGCAGCTGGGACGGCCAGGAAAGCCTGTCGTCGACGAGTGACGACTGCCTGGACAGCAACAACGCCATATCGAATGGCAAGCAGGGCTACGTGTACGTCATCCCGTGCAACTGGAACAACTGGCAGATGTGGTCCGAGATGCCCACGACCGGCGGTCACTGGACCCTGACGAACTACCACACCGGCCTGGCCCTGGACGCCGGCCCCGGCGGCGGGAACGCCGACGGCATCTACGCCAACACCCCCAACGGCAACCCCTGGCAGACCTGGCAGTGA